Proteins encoded together in one Parcubacteria group bacterium window:
- a CDS encoding glycosyltransferase family 2 protein has product MKNAIVIVNYNRKELLAQCLLSLRNAQPCEHAVFVVDNGSADGSIAMVQNAFPEVLVIDMGYNAGFCKANNVGIQTAIDHGAQNIILLNNDTEVDPAFITELVARVDKKDHVEMVAPKILMYANKSVIDSAGLVITPDGMAINRLMDKTSSEANDACEVFCPAGAAALFSTRLLNDIKQEGMFFDEEYAYYLEDLDMGWRARLRGWKCQYNPRSIVYHHKNATSGGYSKFIAFHTNRNLFYNIIKNYPGCFFWKAIFLSVIRYPYLLTLSMRGTGVVKRFQKNVSAVDLACVTLRGFWDVIKNMRALCRKRRYIQRRRVAQDFSTWFKNFGVGFFASKK; this is encoded by the coding sequence ATGAAAAACGCAATTGTCATCGTCAACTATAATAGAAAGGAGCTTTTGGCACAGTGTCTGCTGTCATTGCGCAACGCACAGCCGTGCGAGCACGCGGTTTTTGTTGTGGACAACGGATCTGCTGACGGTTCGATCGCAATGGTGCAAAACGCATTTCCCGAGGTGCTTGTGATCGACATGGGATATAATGCCGGTTTTTGCAAGGCAAACAATGTCGGCATCCAAACAGCGATCGACCATGGCGCGCAAAATATCATCTTGCTTAACAATGACACGGAGGTTGATCCGGCATTTATCACTGAGCTGGTCGCACGTGTTGATAAAAAAGATCATGTGGAGATGGTCGCGCCAAAGATCTTGATGTATGCAAATAAAAGCGTGATCGATTCTGCCGGATTGGTCATTACGCCCGATGGGATGGCGATCAATCGGCTCATGGATAAAACATCCAGCGAAGCAAATGACGCATGTGAGGTGTTCTGTCCTGCGGGCGCGGCAGCGCTTTTTAGCACACGACTGCTCAATGACATCAAGCAGGAAGGGATGTTCTTTGATGAGGAGTATGCGTATTATCTCGAAGATCTCGACATGGGCTGGCGTGCACGATTGCGAGGGTGGAAATGTCAATATAATCCGCGATCAATTGTTTATCATCACAAAAATGCGACATCCGGAGGGTATTCCAAATTCATCGCGTTTCATACCAATAGAAATCTTTTTTACAATATCATCAAAAATTATCCGGGATGTTTTTTTTGGAAAGCGATTTTTCTTTCTGTGATCAGGTATCCATATCTGCTTACGCTGTCAATGCGAGGCACAGGCGTCGTGAAACGATTTCAAAAAAATGTTAGTGCTGTCGATCTCGCATGTGTGACCCTTCGCGGGTTTTGGGATGTGATAAAAAATATGCGGGCCCTTTGCAGAAAAAGGCGATATATCCAGCGTAGACGAGTTGCGCAAGATTTTTCTACATGGTTTAAGAATTTCGGTGTGGGATTTTTTGCGTCGAAGAAATGA
- a CDS encoding glycosyltransferase family 2 protein: protein MRFSIVTCTYNSAKYLQENIDSVEAQTYEDFEHIFIDGFSTDGTMAIIEKYRQKHPDRVKVFQSEPRGISHAMNEGIERSSGQYINHLHSDDSFYDHDVLKNVSDFIQKNDSPDWIYGKAHVINTINNTSLVVLNGKSHHKIRFWYLLLMNYVMHQSVFLKKDVFDVYGTFDENLRSNMDYDMWLRLAKNKVRSRFIDTIICNFHMREDSQTTLTRHNNEHEILYKKYCKSTLLIAALLYFDKMHEKRMAKKNDVYKI from the coding sequence ATGAGATTTTCAATTGTTACATGCACATATAACAGTGCAAAATATTTGCAAGAAAATATCGATTCTGTGGAAGCGCAGACATACGAAGATTTTGAACATATTTTCATTGATGGGTTTTCTACTGACGGCACAATGGCGATCATAGAGAAATATCGGCAAAAGCATCCAGACAGAGTAAAGGTCTTTCAATCTGAACCGCGAGGCATATCACATGCAATGAATGAGGGGATCGAAAGATCTTCCGGGCAATATATCAATCATTTGCATTCTGACGACAGTTTTTATGATCATGATGTGCTCAAAAATGTGAGTGATTTCATCCAGAAGAATGATAGTCCTGATTGGATCTATGGAAAGGCACATGTCATCAATACCATTAATAATACCTCTCTTGTTGTACTGAATGGAAAAAGCCATCACAAAATACGATTTTGGTATTTGCTTCTGATGAATTATGTGATGCATCAGAGTGTTTTTTTGAAAAAAGATGTATTTGATGTTTACGGCACATTTGATGAGAATTTGCGTAGCAATATGGATTATGATATGTGGTTGCGTTTAGCAAAAAATAAAGTTCGTTCTCGTTTTATTGATACAATTATATGTAATTTTCATATGAGAGAAGATTCACAAACAACTCTGACAAGACATAATAATGAGCATGAAATTTTATACAAAAAATATTGTAAAAGCACTTTATTGATCGCTGCACTCCTATATTTTGATAAAATGCACGAAAAGAGAATGGCTAAAAAAAATGATGTATATAAGATATAA
- a CDS encoding FkbM family methyltransferase — translation MNRIMKLIEKYEFKIFSHILKKYDVEFYHKDRMGILAKRNFKDNFAYIFSTKNSCDAVPMMIALDKKIKKSKIGIDIGANIGITTMWMARHCEKVYSFEPDLDNIKRFNENIEVNNISNVELVQQAVSNENGVATFHLFDSYGHHSLDQNHIAKAKKSVQVKTITLDQFCEEKGIQEIDVLKIDVEGLEYDVLQGSCKKLQSNAIKMIIFEHSPILLDKQGKSKSEVIDYLTKNRYKTYKLDATEVMHDDINNLGQEDLYAICE, via the coding sequence ATGAATAGAATAATGAAACTAATTGAAAAATATGAATTCAAAATATTTTCGCATATACTTAAAAAATATGATGTAGAATTTTATCATAAAGATCGAATGGGGATACTTGCAAAAAGAAATTTCAAAGATAATTTTGCATATATTTTTTCAACAAAAAACTCTTGTGATGCTGTTCCGATGATGATTGCATTGGATAAAAAAATCAAAAAATCAAAAATTGGAATAGATATTGGAGCAAATATCGGGATTACAACTATGTGGATGGCACGACATTGTGAGAAGGTCTACTCGTTTGAACCTGATTTGGACAACATAAAAAGATTTAATGAAAATATTGAGGTGAATAATATTAGCAATGTTGAGTTAGTTCAGCAAGCTGTCTCAAATGAAAATGGCGTAGCGACATTTCACCTTTTTGATTCGTATGGGCATCATTCTCTTGATCAAAATCATATTGCGAAAGCTAAAAAATCCGTGCAAGTTAAAACAATAACGCTAGATCAATTTTGTGAAGAAAAGGGGATTCAAGAAATAGATGTTTTAAAAATTGATGTGGAAGGATTGGAGTATGATGTTTTACAAGGATCATGCAAGAAATTGCAATCTAATGCTATTAAAATGATTATTTTTGAACATTCTCCAATATTATTAGACAAGCAAGGAAAAAGTAAAAGTGAAGTAATAGATTATCTCACAAAAAACAGATACAAAACCTATAAATTAGATGCAACGGAAGTGATGCATGATGATATTAATAATTTAGGACAAGAGGATCTATATGCAATTTGTGAATAA
- a CDS encoding glycosyltransferase family 2 protein, giving the protein MNEKIIVVIPCYNEEKTIQKVIGDFRKELPQARVLVVDNNSTDHTHAKALEAGAEVVFEKKQGKGHAVQRSLEEFREDIFVLVDGDDTYRASDVHQLIELIVKDVADMAVGDRMTVTNRDAFSTSHWFGNKFLNIALNMFFYTHLNDMQSGLRVMNKRFMNSTALLAGGFSIEPELTIQAVEKGMIVRELPISLHARPDGSHSKINAVRDGTIALYTLVSLFRDYKPLQFFTTLLGFCFAAGVILGWYGTKEYFETGVVTRVPSLIVSGFFFIAGLISGIAGLILSSIKRRHDELVVLLNRIK; this is encoded by the coding sequence ATGAATGAAAAGATCATCGTTGTCATCCCATGTTACAACGAGGAAAAAACAATTCAAAAGGTCATTGGCGATTTCAGGAAAGAATTGCCACAAGCGCGTGTTTTGGTGGTGGACAATAATTCCACCGATCACACACACGCAAAGGCTCTGGAGGCGGGTGCTGAAGTGGTATTTGAGAAAAAACAGGGGAAGGGACATGCCGTACAGCGGTCATTGGAGGAATTCCGTGAAGATATCTTTGTGCTTGTGGATGGGGATGATACGTATCGAGCGTCTGATGTGCATCAGTTGATAGAATTGATCGTAAAAGATGTCGCTGACATGGCAGTGGGAGATCGCATGACAGTGACCAACAGAGATGCGTTTAGCACGAGTCATTGGTTTGGGAACAAATTTTTGAATATCGCGCTCAACATGTTTTTTTATACGCATCTCAATGATATGCAGTCAGGTCTGCGCGTGATGAACAAGCGTTTCATGAATTCGACAGCACTTCTCGCCGGAGGTTTTTCTATCGAGCCGGAATTAACGATTCAGGCAGTCGAAAAAGGAATGATCGTAAGAGAATTGCCGATCTCTCTGCATGCACGGCCTGACGGCAGTCATTCCAAGATCAATGCCGTGCGCGACGGCACGATCGCACTGTATACGCTTGTCTCGCTCTTTCGCGATTATAAACCGTTGCAATTTTTTACGACTTTGTTGGGTTTTTGTTTTGCAGCTGGTGTCATCTTGGGGTGGTATGGCACGAAAGAATATTTTGAAACAGGGGTCGTGACGCGTGTGCCGTCGCTTATTGTGTCCGGGTTTTTCTTTATCGCGGGGCTCATCAGTGGTATCGCAGGGCTGATCTTGAGTTCGATCAAGCGTCGGCATGATGAATTGGTCGTCTTGCTCAACAGAATAAAATAA
- a CDS encoding flippase, whose product MKNFLQKKWHEYRAHHELRKIITNANWLFLDTAIRMAVAFFVGVWVIRYLGPEKYGVLSYAGALVGFFSVFSKLGLDAIAVRELVEGKIKKEKLLGTVFYLKLWGGMLAVVLAVVTAHVLKGDILITIITATVSFTLVFQAADVIDLWFQSQVVSKYVVYSRSAAVLISAAIKICLVSTGASLVWFASVGLLESIFVAIGFAFAYYKNKKHVSKWVFDRGVARDLLKDSWPLILSAISVMIYMRIDQVMIGNMMGYEALGSYSVAVNLSEMWYFIPTIITASVFPAIIVTKKRNEEEYYARLQKLYDMMVWMAIAIAIPMTFLSGWIINFLYGAEYAQAAGVLTIYIWAGVFVFWELQVESGL is encoded by the coding sequence ATGAAAAATTTTTTGCAAAAAAAATGGCACGAGTATCGCGCACATCACGAACTCCGAAAGATCATCACTAATGCGAACTGGCTTTTTCTGGATACGGCAATTCGTATGGCAGTGGCTTTTTTTGTGGGCGTGTGGGTCATCCGTTATTTGGGACCGGAAAAATATGGTGTCTTGAGTTATGCCGGAGCACTTGTAGGTTTTTTTAGCGTTTTTTCCAAGTTGGGTCTTGACGCAATTGCAGTGAGGGAATTGGTAGAGGGCAAGATCAAAAAAGAAAAACTCCTCGGGACAGTTTTTTATCTCAAATTATGGGGTGGCATGCTCGCGGTCGTGCTCGCTGTCGTCACTGCGCATGTGTTGAAAGGGGATATCCTCATTACGATCATAACTGCAACAGTATCGTTTACCCTGGTATTTCAAGCGGCGGATGTGATCGATCTCTGGTTTCAATCGCAGGTTGTGTCAAAATACGTTGTATATTCACGCAGCGCCGCGGTTTTGATCAGTGCAGCGATCAAGATCTGCTTAGTTTCGACGGGTGCGTCACTTGTATGGTTTGCGAGTGTCGGGTTATTGGAATCGATCTTTGTGGCGATTGGTTTTGCTTTTGCATATTATAAGAACAAGAAACATGTCAGCAAGTGGGTGTTTGACCGTGGTGTGGCGAGGGATTTGTTGAAAGATTCATGGCCACTCATATTATCTGCGATTTCTGTGATGATCTATATGCGTATCGATCAGGTGATGATTGGTAATATGATGGGCTATGAGGCACTCGGGAGCTATTCTGTGGCGGTCAATTTGAGTGAAATGTGGTATTTTATCCCCACAATCATAACCGCTTCGGTCTTTCCCGCGATTATCGTGACAAAAAAGAGAAATGAAGAGGAATATTATGCACGATTGCAAAAATTATATGATATGATGGTATGGATGGCGATTGCCATTGCCATTCCAATGACGTTTTTGAGTGGCTGGATCATCAATTTTCTCTATGGCGCAGAGTATGCACAAGCTGCAGGTGTGCTTACAATATACATTTGGGCTGGTGTTTTTGTGTTTTGGGAGTTGCAAGTGGAAAGTGGCTTGTGA
- a CDS encoding type IV pilus twitching motility protein PilT, which produces MSSLHVEQRLKNLLRLGAQQNASDLHFAVGRHPTLRIDGKLIPLEQEAVLLPEDTKAFADYFMNAHHKEKFLESGEIDFSYSLEEKVRFRTNVFYQRGHVGIVMRVINSHIRQLDELGVPQLVYEFANFSQGLFLVTGPVGHGKSTTLAALVDYINHNKKSHVITIEDPIEYMYEQDLCIINQREIGQDSQTFSGALRAALREDTNVILIGEMRDLETIGTAITAAETGHLIFATLHTNDAAQTIDRIVDTFPSHQQNQIRAQLANVLLGVMSQRLIPHTNGGRVPACEIMIKNHAIENLIREDKTYQIDTVIETSSKEGMISLDKALAQLLQSGDISLDYAMTYAKNRDYVRMLVGRGEQIHIEE; this is translated from the coding sequence ATGAGCTCTTTACACGTAGAACAACGGTTGAAAAATTTATTGCGATTGGGTGCACAACAAAATGCGTCAGATCTTCATTTTGCCGTAGGAAGACATCCAACCCTTAGGATCGATGGAAAGCTGATCCCGCTTGAACAAGAGGCCGTTTTGTTACCGGAAGATACAAAAGCGTTTGCGGACTACTTCATGAATGCACATCATAAGGAAAAATTTCTCGAAAGTGGTGAAATTGATTTTTCGTACAGTTTGGAAGAAAAAGTGCGATTTCGTACCAATGTGTTTTATCAGAGGGGTCATGTCGGCATTGTCATGCGTGTGATCAATAGTCATATTCGACAGCTTGATGAATTGGGTGTGCCACAATTGGTTTATGAATTTGCAAATTTTTCGCAGGGACTCTTTCTCGTAACGGGTCCGGTAGGACATGGGAAGTCAACGACGCTTGCCGCGCTTGTGGATTATATCAACCACAACAAGAAAAGTCATGTGATCACCATCGAAGATCCGATCGAGTATATGTATGAGCAGGATCTCTGCATTATCAATCAAAGGGAGATCGGACAGGATTCGCAAACATTTTCCGGTGCTCTGCGTGCGGCATTGCGTGAGGATACCAATGTGATATTGATTGGAGAGATGCGTGATCTTGAAACGATTGGCACGGCGATCACTGCTGCAGAAACCGGACATTTGATCTTTGCCACACTGCATACCAATGATGCGGCACAAACGATCGATCGTATTGTGGATACATTTCCGTCACATCAGCAAAATCAGATCCGCGCGCAACTTGCAAATGTGCTTCTCGGTGTCATGTCACAACGCTTGATCCCACATACAAATGGCGGTCGCGTGCCGGCATGCGAGATCATGATCAAGAATCATGCGATCGAGAATCTCATCCGCGAAGACAAAACATATCAGATCGACACCGTGATCGAAACAAGCTCAAAAGAAGGGATGATCTCTCTGGACAAAGCGCTTGCGCAATTGTTGCAGTCCGGCGACATCTCATTGGATTATGCAATGACATATGCCAAGAATCGTGATTATGTCCGTATGCTTGTGGGGCGGGGAGAGCAAATACATATTGAAGAATAA
- a CDS encoding type II secretion system F family protein, producing MQFKFKATTREGEVKRGKIEAIDRETATQLLQKNDLVPLELKEYKPGTSLAAALERMTSSISQKDLLLFYRELSTLVGAKIPIAPALRTIHNQTQNVQLRLVITEVAADVEDGMSISESFAKHENVFTTLAVHMIRAGELSGNLQGAIEFVAQSAEQNYQLKSKVRGALMYPVFVISVAGVIGFLTMTWILPRLTQVIKELNVEIPWYTQLMIKIGDFMQAYWWAVLIVIAGIVASMIYYARSEEGKKEWDRIKLRIPVVGQLFQYVYITRFADNLSVLLKGGIPIVRALIVVADVVDNIVYKNIILKSAQDVKVGGEINKEFFKHDEFPPMVSSMIKIGEETGRLSEILEDVARFYTSEVDQITRNLSSIIEPILIVILGLGVGVLVMAVLLPIYNIAGQL from the coding sequence ATGCAATTTAAATTTAAGGCAACTACGCGCGAGGGTGAAGTGAAGCGGGGAAAAATTGAGGCGATCGACAGAGAAACAGCGACACAATTATTACAGAAGAATGACCTCGTCCCGTTGGAATTGAAAGAATACAAGCCGGGAACCTCACTGGCCGCCGCTTTGGAGAGAATGACATCATCGATCTCGCAGAAGGATCTTTTGCTTTTTTATCGTGAGTTGTCGACACTTGTCGGTGCAAAAATTCCAATCGCGCCTGCGTTGCGCACGATTCATAATCAGACGCAAAATGTCCAGTTACGACTCGTCATTACCGAGGTTGCCGCCGATGTGGAGGATGGTATGTCGATTTCGGAAAGTTTTGCAAAACATGAAAATGTGTTCACGACGCTTGCTGTCCATATGATCAGAGCGGGTGAATTATCCGGTAATTTGCAAGGGGCGATCGAATTTGTCGCCCAAAGTGCTGAACAAAATTATCAATTAAAAAGCAAGGTGCGCGGTGCCTTGATGTATCCGGTCTTTGTGATCAGTGTTGCCGGGGTTATCGGATTTTTGACGATGACGTGGATCTTGCCACGGTTGACACAAGTGATCAAAGAATTGAATGTAGAGATCCCATGGTACACGCAATTAATGATCAAGATCGGGGATTTCATGCAAGCGTATTGGTGGGCCGTTCTTATTGTGATTGCGGGCATTGTTGCTTCGATGATCTATTACGCGCGTTCTGAAGAGGGTAAAAAGGAGTGGGATCGGATCAAATTGCGCATCCCTGTTGTCGGTCAATTATTCCAGTATGTCTATATCACGCGCTTTGCGGACAATCTCTCCGTTCTCCTCAAGGGAGGTATCCCGATTGTGCGTGCGCTCATCGTTGTGGCGGATGTCGTGGACAATATCGTGTACAAAAACATCATCCTTAAATCAGCACAGGATGTCAAAGTTGGCGGTGAGATCAATAAGGAATTTTTCAAACACGATGAATTTCCACCAATGGTATCGAGCATGATCAAGATTGGTGAGGAGACTGGTCGTCTCAGCGAGATATTGGAAGATGTTGCGCGATTTTATACTTCGGAAGTCGATCAGATCACGCGCAATCTTTCGTCGATCATTGAGCCGATCCTTATCGTGATCTTGGGATTGGGTGTGGGTGTATTGGTCATGGCTGTTTTGTTGCCGATCTATAATATTGCGGGACAATTGTGA
- a CDS encoding type II secretion system protein, translating to MKKGFTLIELLIVIAIIGILASIVLVSLNSARNKAKQASFKSSASSIAPAAILCCDQVGGALQTTSGAEICSPAVQATYPASPVISSIAIGNQCAGGTFRLTVTANANEAGGCTSATVTETSTTFAGC from the coding sequence ATGAAAAAAGGTTTTACATTGATTGAACTTTTGATCGTGATCGCGATCATCGGTATCTTGGCATCTATTGTTTTGGTATCGTTGAACAGTGCACGTAATAAAGCAAAACAAGCATCATTCAAATCATCAGCATCATCAATTGCTCCAGCAGCAATTTTGTGTTGTGATCAGGTGGGTGGCGCATTGCAAACTACTTCAGGTGCAGAAATTTGTAGCCCGGCAGTACAGGCAACATATCCAGCTTCACCGGTTATCAGCAGCATCGCCATTGGCAACCAGTGTGCAGGTGGTACATTCCGACTTACTGTTACAGCAAATGCAAATGAAGCAGGTGGTTGTACAAGTGCAACAGTTACAGAAACATCGACAACTTTCGCAGGTTGTTAG
- a CDS encoding glycosyltransferase family 2 protein, with the protein MKFSVITCTYNSAKYLQENIDSVEAQTYEDFEHIFIDGFSTDGTMAIIETYQQKHPDRVKVFQSEPRGISHAMNEGIKRSAGEYLIHLHSDDSFYDDHVLRKVDDFIKKNHEPLWLYGKARVVNVANKKTTIIPPRRYFYDKSRFWLLLLVSNYIPHQSVFIKKQIFEKYGYFDETLKNYMDLDLWLKLTQKNVHAKFINEIICNFSIREDAQSTIGRANTENVILYERYVKNRFVRKFLILFTTLYKFLLYKISLYKV; encoded by the coding sequence ATGAAATTTTCAGTCATTACATGTACATATAACAGTGCAAAATATTTGCAAGAAAATATCGATTCTGTGGAAGCGCAGACATACGAAGATTTTGAACACATCTTTATCGATGGATTTTCCACTGATGGCACAATGGCGATCATAGAGACATATCAGCAAAAACATCCGGATAGAGTCAAAGTCTTTCAATCTGAACCGCGAGGCATATCACATGCAATGAATGAGGGGATCAAGCGGTCTGCGGGAGAATACCTGATCCATCTCCATTCTGATGATAGCTTTTATGACGATCACGTATTGCGCAAAGTAGATGACTTCATCAAAAAAAATCATGAACCTTTGTGGCTCTATGGCAAAGCGAGAGTAGTAAATGTTGCAAATAAAAAAACAACGATCATACCGCCGCGAAGATATTTTTATGATAAATCGCGATTTTGGTTGCTTTTGTTGGTGAGCAACTACATCCCACATCAAAGCGTTTTTATCAAAAAGCAAATCTTTGAAAAGTACGGATATTTTGACGAAACGCTCAAGAATTATATGGATCTCGATCTGTGGTTGAAATTGACGCAAAAGAATGTTCATGCAAAATTCATCAATGAGATTATTTGCAATTTTTCGATCAGAGAAGATGCGCAAAGCACCATTGGGAGAGCAAATACAGAAAATGTGATTCTCTACGAGAGGTATGTCAAAAATCGGTTTGTGAGAAAATTTCTTATACTTTTTACTACATTGTATAAATTTTTATTATACAAAATTTCTTTGTATAAAGTGTAG
- a CDS encoding CapA family protein — MGVKIFACGDIVSTDAKDFLDDNIRKVVENADIAICNFEASIKTDGAHPIKKAGPHLVQAPEMIPQLRKYGFDYVSLANNHIYDYGDIAMAHTMSMLEDHGLQYVGCGRDFAQTYQPKVVETNGVKIGLIAGCENEFGCLDEDRGRSGYAWILHRSLEDCVRELKKNVDIVIVLAHAGVENIDFPIKEWREQYRRFCDIGADVVIGHHPHVPQGYEKYGESMIFYSLGNFYFDVDGFEKKSDDSYSVILDIEKDGLKDFDIIFHKKRNGQLCIVKEDEVVYDMDHLNSLLGAEYERLNDTTSLCLFEKYYRGYYEEAMNGMLQKVTFIQGITNIARKTFFPTKSIVERNLLLLHNIKIDSHRFVVQRALYLLTQKDE; from the coding sequence GTGGGTGTAAAAATATTTGCATGTGGGGATATCGTCAGTACTGATGCAAAAGATTTCTTGGATGATAACATACGAAAAGTTGTAGAAAATGCGGATATTGCAATCTGTAATTTTGAGGCGTCGATAAAAACTGATGGAGCACATCCCATAAAAAAAGCGGGTCCGCATCTTGTGCAAGCACCAGAGATGATCCCGCAGTTGCGAAAGTATGGATTTGATTATGTATCATTGGCAAACAATCATATTTATGATTATGGTGATATTGCCATGGCACATACAATGTCAATGTTGGAAGATCATGGGTTACAATATGTTGGATGTGGTAGGGATTTTGCCCAGACGTATCAGCCCAAGGTAGTGGAGACAAATGGTGTAAAAATAGGCCTGATCGCTGGATGTGAAAATGAATTTGGATGTTTGGATGAAGATAGGGGTCGTAGCGGATATGCGTGGATATTGCATCGATCTCTGGAGGATTGTGTGCGAGAATTGAAAAAAAATGTTGACATTGTCATTGTGTTGGCACATGCAGGAGTGGAGAATATCGATTTTCCTATCAAAGAGTGGCGTGAGCAATATAGGCGTTTTTGTGACATTGGCGCGGATGTCGTGATCGGTCATCATCCACACGTGCCTCAGGGATATGAAAAATATGGCGAAAGCATGATCTTTTACAGTCTAGGAAATTTTTATTTTGATGTGGATGGTTTTGAGAAAAAAAGTGACGATAGTTACAGTGTGATTTTAGACATTGAAAAAGATGGGCTAAAAGATTTTGATATTATCTTTCACAAGAAACGTAATGGTCAGTTGTGTATAGTAAAGGAGGATGAAGTAGTATATGATATGGATCATTTGAATTCTTTGCTTGGTGCGGAATATGAAAGATTGAATGATACTACGTCACTGTGCCTTTTTGAAAAATACTATCGCGGTTATTATGAAGAGGCCATGAATGGAATGTTACAGAAAGTGACATTTATTCAGGGAATTACAAATATAGCAAGAAAAACATTTTTTCCCACAAAAAGTATTGTAGAACGGAATTTGCTTTTGTTGCATAATATAAAAATAGATTCTCATAGATTTGTTGTGCAAAGAGCGTTGTATTTATTAACACAAAAAGATGAATAA
- a CDS encoding glycosyltransferase family 4 protein: MKKIAFITESVYPYFFGGQEKMIYDYATMLSQHNAVKVVTMKQWDGASTMIKDGVTYAGICPRLAIYKKNGKRNTLSSLWLGIKTFFWVLRSREDILLINVFPYFPLLFARLALFFKTKKPIIIGSWAEYWGKGYWQKYYPYHWWMGVFLERMSYGACDHILAISHFTKEKIAHAFPDGKKDIAILPPAYIDAEAINSVPAQEKKYDMIYYGRIIAHKRVEHIVHIVEQFVSQHISVRALIIGNGPDKERISDMIKTKKLEDHIDLEDFVEDYATLITRIKSSKVMIQPSEREGFGITVAEANTCGLPVFVIAYPDNASAELVKNGVNGYVCADEDDLYQKVRDVLCSADSQEQLTALSGGAVKEAEQYTLQVMQKKITTFFTQEKFIT, translated from the coding sequence ATGAAAAAGATCGCGTTCATCACAGAAAGTGTGTATCCGTATTTTTTTGGCGGGCAGGAAAAAATGATCTATGATTACGCGACGATGTTGTCACAGCACAATGCAGTAAAGGTCGTCACGATGAAGCAATGGGATGGCGCTTCGACAATGATCAAGGACGGTGTCACATATGCGGGTATTTGTCCGCGATTGGCGATTTACAAAAAAAACGGCAAAAGAAACACGCTGTCGAGCTTGTGGCTCGGTATCAAGACATTCTTTTGGGTTTTGCGCTCTCGTGAGGACATCCTTTTGATCAATGTCTTCCCGTATTTTCCATTGCTCTTTGCGCGTCTAGCACTATTTTTCAAAACAAAAAAACCCATTATCATAGGGAGTTGGGCGGAATATTGGGGAAAAGGGTATTGGCAAAAATATTATCCGTATCATTGGTGGATGGGTGTGTTTTTGGAGCGGATGAGTTATGGCGCATGTGATCACATCCTCGCGATCTCACACTTCACAAAAGAGAAGATCGCACATGCATTTCCCGATGGCAAAAAAGACATTGCGATCCTCCCGCCGGCATATATCGATGCTGAGGCGATAAACAGTGTGCCCGCACAAGAAAAAAAATATGATATGATCTACTACGGACGGATCATCGCACACAAGCGCGTCGAGCATATCGTGCATATTGTGGAACAATTTGTTTCACAGCATATCTCTGTACGCGCACTCATCATCGGAAATGGACCGGATAAAGAACGCATCAGTGATATGATCAAAACGAAAAAACTGGAAGATCATATCGATCTCGAGGACTTTGTCGAGGATTATGCTACGCTCATCACACGGATCAAATCGTCCAAAGTGATGATTCAGCCATCGGAGCGCGAGGGATTTGGCATCACAGTCGCTGAAGCAAATACCTGCGGTTTACCGGTTTTTGTGATCGCATATCCGGACAATGCGTCCGCGGAACTTGTCAAAAACGGGGTCAACGGATATGTGTGTGCAGATGAAGATGATCTCTATCAAAAAGTGCGCGATGTCTTGTGCAGTGCGGATTCTCAGGAGCAATTGACAGCGCTGTCGGGTGGCGCGGTCAAAGAGGCGGAACAATATACATTGCAGGTAATGCAAAAAAAGATCACCACATTTTTTACACAAGAAAAATTTATCACATGA